One genomic segment of Arcobacter porcinus includes these proteins:
- the rsmA gene encoding 16S rRNA (adenine(1518)-N(6)/adenine(1519)-N(6))-dimethyltransferase RsmA → MKKVKAKKEFGQNFLKDSSVLDKIIESMPHNNNHIVEIGPGLGDLTKNLVKYKGVTAYEVDTDLIGILREKFATEIQNNQFDLKHIDVLMAWDELKSLHSSKYDLIANLPYYIATNIILRAFEDELCEHILVMVQKEVAEKFTAKVNNKDYSSLAIITQNISKDSRILFDVPPEAFDPMPKVTSSILYIKKDLSSKIDNDFNKFLKTCFTQPRKKLSKNISSIFNSDLILEIFKDLNINENIRPHELDASLYSQMYTKVKNGKYK, encoded by the coding sequence ATGAAAAAAGTAAAAGCAAAAAAAGAGTTCGGACAAAATTTTCTAAAAGATAGTTCAGTCCTAGATAAAATCATCGAATCGATGCCCCATAACAATAATCATATTGTAGAAATTGGGCCTGGATTAGGTGATTTGACTAAGAACTTAGTCAAATACAAAGGTGTGACAGCTTATGAGGTTGATACTGATTTAATCGGTATTTTGAGAGAAAAATTTGCAACAGAGATTCAAAACAATCAATTTGATTTAAAACATATTGATGTATTAATGGCTTGGGATGAGCTAAAATCTCTACATAGTAGTAAATATGACTTAATAGCAAACTTACCTTACTATATTGCAACAAATATTATATTAAGAGCATTTGAAGATGAACTTTGCGAACACATATTGGTTATGGTTCAAAAAGAAGTAGCAGAGAAATTTACTGCTAAGGTAAACAATAAAGATTATTCATCTTTAGCAATAATTACACAAAATATTTCTAAAGATTCAAGAATTCTTTTTGATGTTCCACCTGAAGCATTTGACCCAATGCCAAAGGTTACCTCTTCAATCCTTTATATAAAAAAAGATTTATCAAGTAAAATTGATAATGACTTTAATAAATTTTTAAAAACTTGTTTCACGCAACCAAGAAAAAAACTATCTAAAAATATTAGTTCTATTTTTAATAGTGATTTGATTTTAGAAATTTTTAAAGATCTAAATATAAATGAAAATATAAGACCTCATGAACTTGATGCATCTTTGTATAGCCAAATGTATACAAAGGTAAAAAATGGAAAATATAAATAA
- a CDS encoding response regulator transcription factor: MKILLLEDDLILNEILEEHLKKQNYEVTTTFFANEAIEYLYSESFDLLILDVNVPDQNGFDLLKELRDKNISTPAIFITSLNMIEDMQKGFDSGCDDYIKKPFELKELDLRINNIKRLFNIGIKKEIKLKNNLILDIDNSSIRKNGINFNITKKEFDVLIYLYTNQQKVVSIDELINNIWSYEDSIEASTIRTYIKNLRKILGDHLILNIRGVGYKINI; this comes from the coding sequence ATGAAAATCTTACTTCTCGAAGATGATTTAATCTTAAATGAAATCTTAGAAGAACACTTAAAAAAACAGAATTACGAAGTTACAACTACCTTTTTTGCGAATGAAGCCATAGAATATCTATATTCTGAAAGTTTTGATTTGTTAATTTTAGACGTAAATGTTCCAGATCAAAATGGCTTTGACTTACTAAAAGAGTTAAGAGATAAAAATATTTCAACTCCAGCTATATTTATAACATCATTAAATATGATTGAAGATATGCAAAAAGGTTTTGATAGTGGTTGTGATGATTATATAAAAAAACCTTTTGAGTTAAAAGAGCTTGATTTAAGAATAAATAATATAAAAAGATTATTCAATATAGGAATAAAAAAAGAGATTAAATTAAAAAATAATTTAATCTTAGATATTGATAACTCAAGTATAAGAAAAAATGGGATTAATTTTAATATAACAAAGAAAGAGTTTGATGTATTGATTTATCTTTATACTAACCAGCAAAAAGTGGTTAGTATAGATGAACTTATAAATAATATATGGTCATATGAAGATAGTATAGAAGCTAGTACTATTCGTACTTATATAAAGAATCTAAGAAAGATTTTAGGTGACCATCTGATATTGAATATTAGAGGAGTTGGGTATAAAATTAACATCTAA
- a CDS encoding KpsF/GutQ family sugar-phosphate isomerase, translating into MNYKNIVKDVLKIEADELLKCADSFNFDIEKVVDLIVNSKGKLIVTGVGKSGLVGAKIAATLASTGTSSFFLHPTEAMHGDLGMIGKDDVVLAISYSGESDELVQILPHIKRFNIPMIAMAKNPDSTLAKYADYFLNIAVSKEACPLDTAPTSSTTLTMAMGDALAVCLMKKRDFKKEDFASFHPGGSLGKKLFVKVSDLLRVENLPVVSRETKLKDAIITMSAGRVGTVIICDNNKVLGVLSDGDLRRSLMVNDFSIDCKVEDIANMNPKTFNDENLLASDALQIIENHKIQLLIITDKDKKLKGLLHIHDLIEAGIK; encoded by the coding sequence ATGAACTATAAAAATATAGTTAAAGATGTTTTAAAAATTGAGGCTGATGAGCTACTAAAATGTGCTGATAGTTTTAATTTTGATATTGAAAAAGTTGTTGATTTAATTGTTAATTCAAAAGGTAAATTAATTGTTACAGGTGTTGGGAAATCTGGACTTGTAGGTGCAAAAATTGCTGCTACTCTTGCAAGTACAGGTACAAGCTCTTTTTTCTTACATCCGACAGAAGCTATGCATGGTGATTTAGGAATGATTGGCAAAGATGATGTTGTTCTTGCTATTTCATATAGTGGAGAGAGTGATGAGTTAGTTCAAATTCTTCCACATATAAAAAGATTTAATATCCCAATGATAGCAATGGCAAAAAACCCTGACTCAACTTTAGCAAAATATGCAGATTATTTTCTAAATATTGCAGTATCAAAAGAGGCTTGTCCATTAGATACTGCTCCAACTTCTTCTACAACATTAACAATGGCAATGGGTGATGCTCTTGCTGTTTGTTTAATGAAGAAAAGAGATTTCAAAAAAGAAGATTTTGCATCTTTTCATCCAGGTGGGAGTTTAGGTAAAAAACTTTTTGTAAAGGTTTCTGATCTTTTAAGAGTAGAAAATCTTCCTGTTGTTTCACGTGAAACAAAACTAAAAGATGCAATTATAACTATGAGTGCTGGAAGAGTAGGTACAGTTATAATTTGCGATAATAACAAAGTTTTAGGAGTTCTTAGCGATGGAGATTTAAGAAGATCTCTTATGGTTAATGATTTCTCCATAGATTGTAAAGTAGAAGATATTGCAAATATGAATCCTAAAACATTTAATGATGAAAATCTTTTAGCAAGTGATGCTTTACAAATAATTGAAAATCATAAGATTCAATTATTGATTATTACTGATAAAGATAAGAAGTTAAAAGGTTTATTACATATTCATGATTTGATCGAAGCAGGAATTAAATGA
- the gltX gene encoding glutamate--tRNA ligase, with protein MVVTRFAPSPTGYLHIGGLRTALYSYLWARRNGGVFRLRIEDTDLARNSQEALNAIIEAFEWVGLSYDDEVEYQSQRTEIYKEYINKLLESGNAYKCYMSKEELDELRAKQEVAKQTPRYDGTWRPEDGKTLAEIPAGIEPVIRIKAPTTGTIEFVDGVKGDMKFDASFVDDFVIARSNGMPTYNFVVTIDDMLMNMTDVIRGDDHLSNTPKQIVIYNALGVKHPNFYHVPMINNPEGKKLSKRDGAMDVMDYKREGYLPEALLNFLVRLGWSNKDQEIFSMEDMLKLFDPKNINKSASAYNAEKLLWLNGEYIKNSSNNRLIEELKFFDLDLSDYSKKEEVLNLSKQRANTVVELKKSIEDIINAPESYDESGVNKFIKEDSADILKEYLELLRNNQDKFSNIEDLENITKPFISEKGLKFPQIFQPIRISLTGGTQAPSVYDILFILGFDEVERRIFIALEKNFKNS; from the coding sequence ATGGTAGTAACAAGATTTGCTCCAAGCCCAACAGGATATTTACATATTGGAGGATTAAGAACAGCTCTTTATAGTTATTTATGGGCTAGAAGAAATGGTGGAGTTTTTAGACTTAGAATTGAAGATACAGATTTAGCTAGAAATAGTCAAGAAGCATTAAATGCAATTATTGAAGCATTTGAATGGGTTGGATTATCTTATGATGATGAGGTTGAATATCAATCACAAAGAACAGAAATATATAAAGAGTATATAAATAAACTTTTAGAGAGTGGAAATGCTTATAAGTGTTATATGAGCAAAGAAGAATTAGATGAATTAAGAGCTAAACAAGAAGTAGCTAAACAAACACCAAGATATGATGGTACTTGGAGACCAGAAGATGGGAAAACATTAGCAGAAATACCAGCTGGAATAGAACCAGTTATTAGAATAAAAGCACCAACAACAGGAACAATAGAGTTTGTTGATGGAGTAAAAGGTGATATGAAATTTGATGCTTCATTTGTAGATGATTTTGTAATTGCAAGAAGCAATGGAATGCCAACATATAATTTTGTTGTAACTATTGATGATATGTTAATGAATATGACAGATGTAATAAGAGGAGATGATCATCTTTCTAATACTCCAAAACAAATAGTAATTTATAATGCACTAGGAGTAAAACATCCAAATTTTTATCATGTTCCTATGATAAACAATCCAGAAGGTAAAAAACTATCAAAAAGAGATGGTGCTATGGATGTAATGGATTATAAAAGAGAAGGATATCTTCCTGAAGCTCTTTTAAACTTTTTAGTAAGACTTGGTTGGTCAAATAAAGATCAAGAGATTTTTTCTATGGAAGATATGTTAAAGCTTTTTGATCCAAAAAATATAAATAAATCAGCATCAGCTTATAATGCAGAGAAACTTCTTTGGTTAAATGGTGAATATATTAAAAACTCATCAAATAATAGACTTATAGAAGAGTTAAAGTTTTTTGACTTAGATTTAAGTGATTATTCTAAAAAAGAAGAAGTATTAAATCTTTCAAAACAAAGAGCAAATACAGTTGTAGAATTAAAGAAATCAATAGAAGATATAATAAACGCACCAGAGTCTTATGATGAAAGTGGAGTAAATAAATTTATAAAAGAAGATAGTGCAGATATTTTAAAAGAATATCTTGAACTTTTAAGAAATAATCAAGATAAATTCTCAAATATTGAAGATTTAGAGAATATTACAAAACCTTTTATTAGTGAAAAAGGTTTAAAATTCCCACAAATTTTTCAACCAATAAGAATTTCATTGACTGGTGGAACACAGGCACCATCGGTATATGACATACTTTTTATACTAGGATTTGATGAAGTTGAGAGAAGAATATTTATAGCATTGGAAAAAAATTTCAAAAACTCTTGA
- a CDS encoding purine-nucleoside phosphorylase — protein MIVSAGKQESFPFAKAIGVGLVESAMNLTKICLFNRPEFILFIGSAGSYGKHNIFDIVESKSASNVELSYVQNLSYTPLDNIIEIGTNFTKSEVIVNSSNYISTNKELSKEFMDYNLELENMEFFSVLSVAKEFEIPAFGIFVVTNYTDENAHEDFVKNHNLAMQKLITYLEEKNIIKAKEAK, from the coding sequence ATGATAGTTAGTGCAGGAAAACAAGAGAGCTTTCCTTTTGCAAAAGCAATTGGAGTTGGTTTGGTTGAAAGCGCAATGAATTTAACAAAAATTTGTCTTTTTAATAGACCAGAGTTTATTTTATTTATTGGAAGTGCTGGAAGTTATGGAAAACATAATATTTTTGATATTGTTGAATCAAAAAGTGCAAGTAATGTTGAGCTAAGCTATGTTCAAAATTTATCATATACACCACTTGATAATATAATTGAAATTGGTACAAATTTTACAAAAAGTGAAGTTATTGTAAATAGTTCAAACTATATTAGTACAAATAAAGAGCTTTCAAAAGAGTTTATGGATTATAACTTAGAGTTAGAGAATATGGAGTTTTTTTCAGTTTTAAGTGTTGCAAAAGAGTTTGAGATACCAGCATTTGGTATTTTTGTAGTTACAAATTATACAGATGAAAATGCTCATGAAGATTTTGTAAAGAATCATAATTTAGCTATGCAAAAATTGATTACTTATTTAGAAGAGAAAAATATTATAAAAGCAAAAGAGGCAAAATAG
- the rlmN gene encoding 23S rRNA (adenine(2503)-C(2))-methyltransferase RlmN — translation MAKFDEISIYDYTLDELKKKLKPSFRAKQVYNWLYKKYAETYDDMKNLPKDLIEDLKTNYPIDVMQIVKKEQSSDGSIKYLFKLRDNLTVEAVLLLMKDKKIDEDGQIVRSEKYTVCISSQVGCKVGCSFCLTAKGGFVRNLTVGEYIAQIVLIKRDNNIAENKALNIVYMGMGEPLDNFDNFVKAVEIFSELDGLAISRRRQTVSTSGIASKIKKLGEKDLQIQLAISLHAVDDELRSELIPMNKAYNIASIIEAVKEFPVDTRKKVMFEYLVIKDKNDSLEAAKKLVKLLDGIQAKVNLIYFNPYPGTTYQRPLEQDMLKFKDFLNSKSVICTIRESKGLDISAACGQLREKDIKKDENGNT, via the coding sequence GTGGCAAAATTTGATGAAATATCAATTTATGATTACACATTAGATGAGTTAAAAAAGAAATTAAAGCCATCATTTCGTGCAAAGCAAGTATATAATTGGTTATATAAAAAATATGCAGAAACTTATGATGATATGAAAAATCTTCCAAAAGATTTGATTGAAGATTTAAAAACAAACTATCCAATAGATGTAATGCAAATAGTAAAAAAAGAGCAAAGTAGTGATGGAAGTATAAAATATCTTTTTAAATTAAGAGATAATCTTACGGTTGAAGCTGTTTTACTTTTGATGAAAGATAAAAAAATAGATGAAGATGGACAGATTGTAAGAAGTGAAAAATATACAGTTTGTATCTCTAGTCAAGTTGGTTGTAAAGTTGGTTGTAGTTTCTGTTTAACAGCAAAAGGTGGATTTGTAAGAAACTTAACAGTTGGAGAGTATATTGCACAAATCGTTCTGATAAAAAGAGATAATAATATAGCTGAAAATAAAGCTTTAAATATTGTTTACATGGGAATGGGCGAACCACTTGATAATTTTGATAATTTTGTAAAAGCTGTTGAGATTTTTTCAGAGCTTGATGGATTAGCAATAAGTAGAAGAAGACAAACAGTTTCAACATCTGGAATTGCAAGTAAGATTAAAAAGCTAGGTGAAAAAGATTTACAGATTCAGCTTGCAATTTCGCTTCATGCTGTTGATGATGAATTAAGAAGTGAATTAATTCCTATGAATAAAGCATATAATATTGCTTCTATTATTGAAGCAGTAAAAGAGTTTCCAGTAGATACAAGAAAAAAAGTTATGTTTGAATATTTAGTGATAAAAGATAAAAATGATAGTCTTGAAGCTGCTAAAAAACTTGTAAAACTTCTTGATGGTATTCAAGCAAAAGTGAATTTAATATATTTTAATCCATATCCAGGAACAACTTATCAAAGACCACTTGAACAAGATATGTTAAAATTCAAAGATTTTTTAAATAGCAAAAGTGTAATTTGTACAATAAGAGAGTCAAAAGGTTTGGATATTAGTGCTGCATGTGGGCAACTAAGAGAAAAAGATATAAAAAAGGATGAAAATGGCAATACTTGA
- the hisF gene encoding imidazole glycerol phosphate synthase subunit HisF, translating to MNNLTKRIIPCLDVNNGRVVKGVNFIGLKDAGDPVEIAKRYNDEGADELTFLDISASVENRGTIVDFVKNVAKEVFIPLTVGGGIRTLEDIYALLNVGCDKISINSSAVKTPNLIDDGAKRFGSQCIVVAIDVKKVADGSYHVFVKGGREDTGLDAISWAKEVQERGAGEILLTSMDNDGVKQGFDLDITKQISQTLNIPVIASGGAGNMQHFKDAFEAGADAALAASIFHFKEVDIMELKKYLKENNVNVRL from the coding sequence TTGAATAATCTAACAAAAAGAATAATCCCATGCCTTGATGTAAACAATGGAAGAGTTGTAAAAGGTGTGAATTTTATAGGTTTAAAAGATGCTGGAGATCCAGTAGAAATAGCAAAAAGATACAATGATGAAGGTGCAGATGAATTAACATTTTTAGATATTAGTGCAAGTGTAGAAAATAGAGGAACTATTGTAGATTTTGTTAAGAATGTAGCAAAAGAGGTTTTTATTCCATTAACAGTTGGTGGAGGAATTAGAACTTTGGAAGATATTTATGCACTATTAAATGTAGGATGTGACAAAATATCTATAAACTCAAGTGCAGTTAAAACACCAAACTTAATAGATGATGGAGCAAAAAGATTTGGAAGTCAATGCATTGTTGTAGCAATTGATGTTAAAAAAGTTGCAGATGGTTCATATCATGTTTTTGTAAAAGGTGGTAGAGAAGATACAGGACTTGATGCAATTTCTTGGGCAAAAGAGGTTCAAGAAAGAGGAGCTGGAGAAATTTTACTTACTTCAATGGATAATGATGGAGTAAAACAAGGATTTGATTTAGATATAACAAAACAGATCTCTCAAACTCTAAATATTCCAGTTATTGCAAGTGGTGGAGCTGGAAATATGCAACATTTTAAAGATGCTTTTGAAGCTGGAGCTGATGCTGCTTTAGCTGCATCAATTTTTCACTTTAAAGAGGTTGATATTATGGAATTAAAAAAATATCTAAAAGAGAATAATGTAAATGTTAGGTTATAG
- a CDS encoding ribonuclease J: MENINKEEISTETTSESTNQVKQNYKPRAPRAPRINKESKDNSSVSNDEANDDSSNKKPEFKKRRPTKPRVFNNKNLPISGDGWTNDLKKSYMINEKIHKDRLNPHYKLNLNTSAKLRITPLGGLNEIGGNMMVVETENEAIVVDVGMSFPDADMHGVDILIPDFTYLREIKDKIVAVIITHGHEDHIGAMPYLYKEMQFPIYGSPLPLEMIGSKFDEHKMREHRALFRAINKRVPIKIGNDFVIEWMHITHSIIDSSAIAIKTAAGTMIHTGDFKIDHTPYDGFPTDIHRLAHYGEEGVLVLTSDSTNSHTPGFTKTEKAVAPTFERIFSTTKGRVIMSTFSSNIHRVAQAIEKALKYGRKICVIGRSMEKNLDIAMTLGYIKFPKDQFIEAHEVGKYNDNEIMIVTTGSQGESMSALYRMAIHEHRHIKIKPEDQIILSSKAIPGNEGSVSEIINHLLKAGANVAYQDYSDIHVSGHAAQEEQKLMLRLVKPKFFLPVHGEYNHALKHSQTGIDCGVLERNVYIMADGEQVEVTPKYLKKVRSVKSGKVYIDNTLNHKISDDVVIDRQNMAKEGIVMIVAQINENDKTLAAKPKVASFGLISDKQDKFFVKEIEDILALFVENVKPGVFKNSRVLEDELRKVVRKHCIRKYKKYPMIVPTIFVQ; encoded by the coding sequence ATGGAAAATATAAATAAAGAAGAGATTTCTACAGAAACAACAAGTGAAAGTACAAATCAAGTAAAGCAAAACTATAAACCAAGAGCACCTAGAGCTCCTAGAATAAATAAAGAGTCAAAAGATAATAGCTCTGTTTCTAATGATGAAGCGAATGATGATTCATCAAATAAAAAACCAGAATTCAAAAAAAGAAGACCAACAAAACCAAGAGTTTTTAATAATAAAAACCTTCCTATTTCAGGAGATGGTTGGACTAATGATTTAAAAAAATCATATATGATAAATGAGAAAATTCATAAAGATAGATTAAATCCTCACTATAAATTAAATCTAAATACAAGTGCTAAGCTTAGAATTACTCCACTTGGTGGGTTAAATGAGATTGGTGGAAATATGATGGTTGTTGAAACTGAAAATGAAGCAATCGTTGTAGATGTGGGAATGAGTTTCCCAGATGCTGATATGCATGGAGTTGATATTTTAATTCCTGATTTCACATACTTAAGAGAAATTAAAGACAAAATTGTTGCAGTTATTATTACTCATGGACACGAAGATCATATTGGAGCAATGCCATATTTATATAAAGAGATGCAGTTTCCTATTTATGGTTCTCCTCTTCCTTTAGAGATGATTGGTTCAAAATTTGATGAACATAAGATGAGAGAACATAGAGCACTTTTTAGAGCTATAAATAAAAGAGTTCCTATAAAAATAGGAAATGATTTTGTGATTGAATGGATGCATATTACTCACTCAATTATTGATTCATCTGCAATTGCAATTAAAACAGCTGCTGGAACAATGATTCATACAGGAGATTTTAAAATAGATCACACTCCTTATGATGGATTCCCAACTGATATTCATAGACTTGCACATTATGGAGAAGAGGGTGTTTTAGTTTTAACTTCTGATTCAACAAACTCTCATACACCAGGTTTTACAAAAACTGAAAAAGCTGTTGCTCCAACATTTGAAAGAATTTTCTCTACAACAAAAGGTAGAGTTATTATGAGTACATTCTCTTCAAATATTCATAGAGTTGCTCAAGCTATTGAAAAAGCACTAAAATATGGTAGAAAAATCTGTGTTATTGGTAGATCTATGGAGAAAAACTTAGATATTGCAATGACTTTAGGTTATATAAAATTTCCAAAAGATCAATTTATTGAAGCTCATGAAGTTGGAAAATACAATGACAATGAGATTATGATTGTAACAACAGGAAGTCAAGGTGAATCTATGAGTGCTTTATATAGAATGGCAATTCATGAGCATAGACATATAAAAATAAAACCTGAAGATCAAATAATTTTATCTTCAAAAGCAATTCCAGGAAATGAAGGAAGTGTATCTGAAATCATTAATCACCTTTTAAAAGCTGGTGCAAATGTTGCTTATCAAGATTATAGTGATATTCACGTTTCTGGTCATGCTGCTCAAGAAGAACAAAAATTAATGTTAAGACTAGTTAAACCTAAATTCTTCTTACCTGTTCATGGTGAGTATAATCATGCTTTAAAACACTCTCAAACTGGTATTGATTGTGGTGTTTTAGAAAGAAATGTTTATATAATGGCTGATGGAGAGCAAGTTGAAGTTACTCCAAAATATCTTAAAAAAGTAAGATCTGTAAAAAGTGGTAAAGTATATATTGATAATACTTTAAATCATAAAATCTCTGATGATGTTGTTATTGATAGACAAAACATGGCAAAAGAGGGAATTGTAATGATTGTTGCTCAAATCAATGAAAATGATAAAACTCTTGCTGCTAAACCAAAAGTTGCTAGCTTTGGTCTTATTTCTGATAAACAAGATAAATTCTTTGTTAAAGAGATTGAAGATATTTTGGCTCTATTTGTTGAAAATGTTAAACCAGGTGTATTTAAAAATAGTAGAGTTTTAGAAGATGAATTAAGAAAAGTAGTAAGAAAACATTGTATAAGAAAATATAAAAAATATCCAATGATTGTTCCTACAATATTTGTACAATAA
- a CDS encoding pseudouridine synthase has translation MKKDIKTTNKFTKVEERSRLNKFISHNSNYSRREADTLIAEGKVRVNNKIVTDMATKVSNSDKVEIGKKIIKEDKERMYTVIVYNKPKGEIVSKSDPQGRKTIYDGLESRYKHFMSVGRLDFASEGLLLLSDSVEVVNSLMHSNLERIYKIKVNGFISPKVEQAMQQGIEIEDATKGAFKGTKIKSMTFSPFLAYDIQTNGEKTSKIKVVINEGKNRELRRFFAHFGLNVMDLKRVEYGGVSLNNLPTGKSRFLTKEEYKNLRIFLNEENDRLIK, from the coding sequence ATGAAAAAAGATATAAAAACTACTAATAAATTTACAAAAGTAGAAGAACGTTCAAGATTAAATAAGTTTATCTCTCATAATAGTAACTATTCAAGAAGAGAAGCTGATACATTAATTGCCGAAGGTAAAGTTAGAGTAAACAATAAGATTGTTACTGATATGGCAACAAAAGTATCAAATTCTGATAAAGTTGAAATTGGTAAAAAAATCATCAAAGAAGACAAAGAGAGAATGTACACAGTTATTGTCTATAATAAACCAAAAGGTGAAATTGTAAGTAAATCTGATCCTCAAGGTAGAAAGACGATTTATGATGGTTTAGAGAGCCGTTATAAGCACTTTATGAGTGTTGGAAGACTTGACTTTGCAAGTGAAGGTTTATTGCTTTTAAGCGATAGTGTTGAAGTTGTAAACTCTTTAATGCACTCAAACCTTGAAAGAATTTATAAAATCAAGGTAAATGGTTTCATAAGTCCTAAAGTAGAACAAGCTATGCAACAAGGAATAGAGATTGAAGATGCAACAAAAGGTGCATTTAAAGGTACAAAAATAAAATCCATGACTTTTTCTCCTTTTTTAGCTTATGATATTCAAACAAATGGTGAAAAAACTTCAAAAATCAAAGTAGTGATTAATGAAGGTAAAAATAGAGAACTTAGAAGATTCTTTGCTCACTTTGGTTTAAATGTAATGGATTTAAAAAGAGTAGAATATGGTGGAGTTAGTCTAAATAACTTACCTACAGGAAAATCAAGATTTCTTACAAAAGAAGAGTATAAAAACTTACGAATCTTTTTAAATGAAGAAAATGATAGACTTATCAAATAA
- a CDS encoding SIMPL domain-containing protein — MKRVSKLLLILPIFALSYELNFNNSFSKSLNPDILSSTVNISVTRENEKNANIEIEKFNDFLKNIKNITLKNTNYNLTPKYEYIENKPHFKGFVASINFVVESKDSSMINSFLSDLLAFKDNQKKSDIKINISNLSWNVSEKLQNKIIDNLRLESILWIEDYAKEISKKSSKKCEIKSVIINEDGNYNFSRVKAVSFSTNSENMDISPIRSEQNIKINTNYILDCK; from the coding sequence ATGAAAAGAGTATCGAAGCTTCTACTTATTTTGCCTATTTTTGCTCTCTCTTATGAATTAAACTTTAATAATAGTTTTTCAAAGAGTTTAAATCCTGATATATTATCATCAACAGTAAATATAAGTGTTACAAGAGAAAATGAAAAAAATGCAAATATAGAGATAGAGAAATTTAATGATTTTTTAAAGAATATAAAAAATATTACATTAAAAAATACAAACTATAATTTGACACCAAAATATGAATACATAGAGAATAAGCCACATTTTAAAGGTTTTGTTGCAAGTATAAATTTTGTAGTAGAATCAAAAGATTCATCTATGATAAATAGTTTTTTATCCGATTTATTGGCATTTAAAGATAATCAAAAAAAGAGTGATATTAAAATAAACATATCTAACTTATCTTGGAATGTTAGTGAAAAATTACAAAATAAAATTATTGATAACTTAAGATTAGAATCTATACTTTGGATTGAAGATTATGCAAAAGAGATATCTAAAAAGAGTTCAAAAAAATGTGAAATAAAAAGTGTAATAATTAATGAAGATGGTAATTATAATTTTTCTAGAGTAAAAGCTGTATCATTTTCAACAAATAGTGAAAATATGGATATCTCACCAATAAGAAGTGAACAAAATATTAAAATTAATACAAATTATATTTTGGATTGTAAATGA
- a CDS encoding RNA recognition motif domain-containing protein, with translation MNIYVGNLSYKMSDKDLEAVFAKFGAVKSAKIIMDRETGRSKGFAFVEMEEASAGNAAIEALNGKETDGRTLRVNEAKPKEDRPRDSRPRREF, from the coding sequence ATGAACATTTACGTAGGTAATTTATCGTATAAAATGAGCGATAAAGATTTAGAAGCAGTATTTGCTAAGTTTGGTGCAGTTAAAAGTGCAAAAATAATCATGGATAGAGAAACTGGAAGATCAAAAGGTTTTGCATTTGTTGAAATGGAAGAAGCTAGTGCTGGAAATGCTGCGATCGAAGCTCTAAATGGTAAAGAGACTGATGGTAGAACTTTAAGAGTAAATGAAGCTAAGCCAAAAGAAGATAGACCAAGAGATAGTAGACCAAGAAGAGAATTCTAG